In Monomorium pharaonis isolate MP-MQ-018 chromosome 3, ASM1337386v2, whole genome shotgun sequence, a genomic segment contains:
- the LOC105838570 gene encoding uncharacterized protein LOC105838570: MYSLCVRMLEIIEFNRDELKNASQKLYKFCLEKGESIPKYTIRHSRTNRGLVHTAHCEALGHNEVGQGVRLDSAKIAAAENLYKKYILQEEQLI, translated from the exons atgtaCTCTCTTTGTGTCAGGATGTTAGAGATAATAGAGTTTAATAGAGACGAGTTAAAGAACGCGTCGCAAAAACTCTACAAATTTTGTCTTGAGAAAGGAGAATCCATTCCGAAGTATACCATTCGCCATTCGAGGACAAATCGAGGATTAGTGCACACAGCTCACTGCGAAGCTTTAGGTCACAATGAAGTTG gACAAGGAGTGAGACTAGATAGCGCTAAGATTGCTGCGGCTgagaatttatataagaaatatatacttcAGGaagaacaattaatataa
- the LOC105838576 gene encoding protein singed wings 2 produces MGMAVQQTFLVALLFVHVHFSRGFTEDDDACYRSRADDSPECDFTKSRLVCFNGLKDEWRARAGSVHVLILCAWPRATFDPQEILRGFTVLRNLMIANSNLTRLSAAFPSEMQFLEKINVTGTKLRFLPKDAFSNLRTLRCLDLRNNALEEISIRAFNVPTLEHIYLTGNPLRCTEDVAWILDPSEGSAASKVVDKDKLLCATPYDGRPLVPIVEIIATLKKECKKTVCDCELIYVAVRAGKLMQRQLIAFISVNCSHRGLTEMPQFLPADTTSLRLSGNKIQDLTPLATNPAYKSVLDLYIDDNLIESIARLEGSDWLDHFRLLNLRGNKLTDLPTYALENALLHNGNVAGLHLGNNSWTCDCHFTPSFQDLLIRHSNIIKDINDIRCGFISDSDNSNKQIRDLTRTEICISPKEDSWLHPLDVLNIVLASLIFLVLGKLLYDYWSFKKTGKLPWIVAKIP; encoded by the exons ATGGGAATGGCAGTGCAACAAACTTTTCt agtCGCGCTCCTCTTCGTACACGTACATTTTTCGCGTGGCTTTACGGAAGACGACGATGCTTGTTATCGTTCGCGCGCCGACGATAGTCCCGAGTGCGATTTTACAAAAAGTCGTCTCGTCTGTTTTAACGGTCTTAAAGATGAATGGAGAGCGAG GGCCGGAAGCGTGCACGTACTTATTCTTTGCGCATGGCCGAGGGCAACGTTTGACCCGCAGGAGATTCTACGGGGATTCACAGTCTTACGAAATTTAATGATCGCCAACAGTAACTTAACGCGATTGTCCGCCGCATTTCCGAGCGAGATGCAATTTCTGGAG AAAATCAATGTGACCGGGACGAAACTGCGCTTCCTACCGAAGGATGCGTTCTCTAATCTGCGGACTTTGAGATGCCTCGATTTAAGAAACAATGCTCTCGAAGAGATCAGTATTAGGGCTTTCAACGTACCTACGTTGGAACATATTTATCTGACTg GTAATCCATTGAGATGTACGGAAGATGTAGCGTGGATTTTGGACCCCAGTGAAGGATCAGCTGCGAGTAAAGTCGTCGACAAAGACAAATTACTTTGCGCCACGCCGTATGATGGAAGACCGCTTGTCCCAATCGTCGAGATAATCGCG ACATTGAAAAAGGAATGCAAAAAGACTGTTTGTGACTGCGAATTAATTTACGTGGCTGTACGTGCGGGCAAACTTATGCAGAGGCAGCTTATAGCTTTTATCTCGGTCAATTGTAGCCATCGCGGTTTGACGGAAATGCCCCAATTTTTACCCGCGGATACGACGTCCCTTCGTCTAAGTGGAAACAAG ATCCAAGACCTAACTCCGCTTGCGACAAATCCCGCTTACAAGTCCGTCCTGGACCTCTACATAGACGATAATCTGATAGAATCTATCGCTCGGCTGGAGGGATCAGACTGGCTGGACCATTTCCGACTTCTTAATCTTCGAGGAAACAAACTTACCGAT CTGCCTACTTATGCTCTGGAGAACGCGTTGCTGCACAATGGCAACGTGGCGGGTCTGCATCTCGGCAATAATTCGTGGACGTGTGACTGTCACTTTACACCGAGCTTTCAG GATCTCTTGATTAGACactcaaatataataaaagatatcaacGACATTAGATGCGGTTTTATAAGTGACAGTGATAACTCAAACAAACag ATCCGTGATCTTACGCGGACAGAGATCTGCATTTCACCGAAAGAAGATTCTTGGCTTCATCCCCTCGACGTTTTGAACATCGTATTGGCGTCATTAATATTCCTCGTGCTTGGCAAGCTTTTGTATGATTACTGGTCTTTTAAGAAAACCGGAAAGCTACCTTGGATCGTTGCCAAAATACCATGA
- the LOC118644632 gene encoding uncharacterized protein LOC118644632 isoform X1: MSNGSGSFDDTAIHGKLEPPRSLHGVEDAEVIWDTITRRFPNAAPLLCEMETVIERAEDLLQQLRTPCAQENDTSSSFHTPDSRESNATISMVSDIESFAEETNSTEYCEATENVEAQFTVHDSHEKPADLESRRCSEQSIQREKKHPCQGYHLNSPPTVDEVVQHFKTSSMNKCHNSQGESGTNVKDNADKAIGVSSEERLMKAVTKTSSLEGWMKMTDDVLQERPEDVKVSDDNNVETRPGVDGNADNHSSVVDDDDEYGKTDEKKVSVVKCSATTVNNRSPLDILEEYAKRCKASVKYKYKPKSNMYVMNGDLCGFRGKYLVTCTNRLRGILSPASCMLSITFSSQ, translated from the exons ATGTCCAACGGGAGTGGATCGTTCGACGATACAGCGATACACGGCAAGCTGGAACCACCGAGATCGCTGCACGGTGTCGAGGATGCCGAAGTCATTTGGGACACGATCACACGGCGATTCCCGAATGCGGCGCCGCTCCTCTGCGAGATGGAAACGGTGATCGAACGAGCGGAGGATCTGCTGCAGCAGCTCAGGACGCCTTGCGCTCAGGAAAACG ACACGTCCAGCTCGTTTCACACACCGGATTCCCGGGAATCTAATGCGACGATTTCGATGGTATCCGACATAGAATCGTTCGCGGAAGAAACGAAT AGTACGGAATATTGCGAGGCCACCGAGAATGTTGAAGCACAATTTACGGTACACGATAGTCACGAAAAGCCGGCGGATTTAGAGTCTCGACGTTGCAGTGAACAATCCATTCAGCGCGAGAAGAAACATCCCTGTCAGGGATATCATTTGAATTCACCTCCAACAGTCGACGAGGTCGTTCAACATTTCAAAACGAGCTCGATGAATAAGTGTCACAATTCCCAGGGGGAATCAGGCACTAACGTAAAGGATAATGCTGACAAAGCAATCGGCGTTAGTTCGGAAGAAA GGCTGATGAAAGCAGTGACTAAAACGAGTAGTTTGGAAGGATGGATGAAAATGACCGATGACGTGTTACAAGAACGGCCTGAAGATGTAAAAG TCTCAGATGATAACAATGTGGAAACTCGTCCGGGTGTCGACGGGAATGCGGACAACCATTCATCGGTGGTCGACGATGATGACGAATACGGCAAAACCGacgagaaaaaa gTCAGTGTTGTGAAATGTTCTGCGACAACTGTGAATAATCGCTCACCGTTGGATATCCTTGAAGAATACGCAAAACGGTGCAAAGCGTCGGTCAAATATAAGTACAAACCAAAATCGAATATGTACGTGATGAACGGTGACCTGTGTGGATTTCGCGGTAAATACTTAGTAACTTGTACAAACAGATTACGCGGAATATTATCACCCGCATCATGCATGCTGAGTATTACTTTTTCATCCCAGTAA
- the LOC118644632 gene encoding uncharacterized protein LOC118644632 isoform X2, which produces MSNGSGSFDDTAIHGKLEPPRSLHGVEDAEVIWDTITRRFPNAAPLLCEMETVIERAEDLLQQLRTPCAQENDTSSSFHTPDSRESNATISMVSDIESFAEETNSTEYCEATENVEAQFTVHDSHEKPADLESRRCSEQSIQREKKHPCQGYHLNSPPTVDEVVQHFKTSSMNKCHNSQGESGTNVKDNADKAIGVSSEERLMKAVTKTSSLEGWMKMTDDVLQERPEDVKVSDDNNVETRPGVDGNADNHSSVVDDDDEYGKTDEKKVSVVKCSATTVNNRSPLDILEEYAKRCKASVKYKYKPKSNMYVMNGDLCGFRVWIMCQQCRVPRPQIRPKTNWQQKYCGS; this is translated from the exons ATGTCCAACGGGAGTGGATCGTTCGACGATACAGCGATACACGGCAAGCTGGAACCACCGAGATCGCTGCACGGTGTCGAGGATGCCGAAGTCATTTGGGACACGATCACACGGCGATTCCCGAATGCGGCGCCGCTCCTCTGCGAGATGGAAACGGTGATCGAACGAGCGGAGGATCTGCTGCAGCAGCTCAGGACGCCTTGCGCTCAGGAAAACG ACACGTCCAGCTCGTTTCACACACCGGATTCCCGGGAATCTAATGCGACGATTTCGATGGTATCCGACATAGAATCGTTCGCGGAAGAAACGAAT AGTACGGAATATTGCGAGGCCACCGAGAATGTTGAAGCACAATTTACGGTACACGATAGTCACGAAAAGCCGGCGGATTTAGAGTCTCGACGTTGCAGTGAACAATCCATTCAGCGCGAGAAGAAACATCCCTGTCAGGGATATCATTTGAATTCACCTCCAACAGTCGACGAGGTCGTTCAACATTTCAAAACGAGCTCGATGAATAAGTGTCACAATTCCCAGGGGGAATCAGGCACTAACGTAAAGGATAATGCTGACAAAGCAATCGGCGTTAGTTCGGAAGAAA GGCTGATGAAAGCAGTGACTAAAACGAGTAGTTTGGAAGGATGGATGAAAATGACCGATGACGTGTTACAAGAACGGCCTGAAGATGTAAAAG TCTCAGATGATAACAATGTGGAAACTCGTCCGGGTGTCGACGGGAATGCGGACAACCATTCATCGGTGGTCGACGATGATGACGAATACGGCAAAACCGacgagaaaaaa gTCAGTGTTGTGAAATGTTCTGCGACAACTGTGAATAATCGCTCACCGTTGGATATCCTTGAAGAATACGCAAAACGGTGCAAAGCGTCGGTCAAATATAAGTACAAACCAAAATCGAATATGTACGTGATGAACGGTGACCTGTGTGGATTTCGCG TTTGGATAATGTGCCAGCAATGTCGTGTGCCGCGACCCCAGATCAGGCCAAAAACGAATTGGCAGCAAAAATATTGTGGATCATAG
- the LOC105838574 gene encoding SUMO-conjugating enzyme UBC9-B, producing the protein MSGIAIARLAEERKAWRKDHPFGFVARPTKNPDGTLNLMSWECAIPGKKSTPWEGGLYKLRMIFKDDYPSSPPKCKFEPPLFHPNVYPSGTVCLSLLDEEKDWRPAITIKQILLGIQDLLNEPNVKDPAQAEAYTIYCQNRLEYEKRVKAQARVMAPQE; encoded by the exons ATGTCGGGCATAGCGATCGCCAGGCTTGCCGAGGAGCGCAAAGCATGGAGGAAGGACCATCCCTTT GGCTTTGTAGCTAGGCCAACGAAGAACCCAGATGGTACCCTGAACCTGATGAGTTGGGAGTGCGCAATACCTGGCAAGAAATCT ACTCCTTGGGAGGGGGGGTTGTACAAGTTACGCATGATTTTCAAAGATGACTATCCATCGAGCCCACCAAAGTGTAAATTTGAACCACCGCTGTTCCATCCGAATGTTTACCCATCTGGCACAGTCTGCTTGTCGCTCCTGGACGAGGAGAAGGACTGGCGACCGGCCATCACGATCAAGCAGATCCTGCTTGGTATCCAAGATCTACTGAATGAGCCAAACGTGAAAGATCCTGCTCAAGCTGAAGCGTACACAATATATTG tcaAAATCGTCTGGAATATGAGAAGCGTGTTAAAGCTCAAGCCAGGGTAATGGCTCCGCAGGAATAA